One genomic segment of Corynebacterium durum includes these proteins:
- a CDS encoding DUF3039 domain-containing protein translates to MSTTTQTIERPDVREDNATSDDTPKFFHYVKKNQIVESAVTGNMVVALCGETFPVTKQAKPGSPVCPDCERIYRGLRKK, encoded by the coding sequence GTGAGTACGACAACGCAGACCATCGAGCGCCCAGATGTCAGGGAAGACAACGCCACAAGCGATGACACCCCAAAGTTTTTTCACTACGTTAAAAAGAATCAAATCGTCGAATCTGCAGTGACTGGAAACATGGTCGTAGCCCTCTGCGGTGAGACATTTCCCGTCACCAAGCAAGCGAAACCAGGTTCGCCTGTGTGCCCCGACTGTGAACGCATTTACCGAGGTCTGCGCAAGAAGTGA
- a CDS encoding DUF418 domain-containing protein, translating into MSVLPTQQGTEPATRLIAPDFARGLTLLGIAMANVTTAWLSPRAPLPGASSGGILNNSVWDKVTIVLENMFVHVRGLPMFATLMGYGVGMIAMSLYRKQYPIGKARGVLARRYGFLALFGAFHMVFIFFGDIMFLYGCVGILLGLMIGVSDKVMLWIAGGVAAFWVVFAVAGAILVAIFSDSITNISNSNSQNSFLAQTQSGIANTYPEVLQTGALALLAQAIIFFLVVAPLIPVMILGFVAARHNVLGRVEEFKKQLLIAAFVSGFIIIGIGMPLGFSDIGVFSNKVNSSFALMNTMIGIYTGPGFVAMAALATLPLQRRINAGGQQGETPKIPLFVRMICALGKRSMTGYLLQSIVFFIITAPFILNYGHDRGAFFSTIIAIGVWLVTLFAAWIMELLGKPGPFEAVHRRLSYGKNGLYSQYPGGLIAPMQPLHVQPYASHHDGPSTPAPRPGHFQPPVDR; encoded by the coding sequence ATGTCAGTATTACCCACGCAACAAGGTACTGAACCAGCAACACGACTAATAGCACCTGATTTCGCTCGTGGATTAACGTTGCTGGGCATTGCGATGGCGAACGTTACAACTGCATGGTTGTCGCCTCGAGCACCGCTGCCTGGCGCATCGTCAGGCGGGATCTTGAATAATAGTGTGTGGGATAAAGTGACTATTGTTCTGGAAAATATGTTCGTCCATGTTCGTGGATTGCCCATGTTTGCAACGCTGATGGGGTATGGCGTTGGGATGATTGCCATGAGCTTATATCGCAAGCAATATCCCATCGGAAAAGCGCGAGGCGTGCTTGCACGACGCTACGGATTCCTCGCCCTTTTCGGGGCGTTTCATATGGTGTTCATATTTTTTGGTGACATCATGTTTCTCTATGGTTGTGTAGGCATTTTATTGGGGCTGATGATCGGGGTGTCAGACAAGGTAATGTTGTGGATAGCTGGAGGCGTTGCTGCCTTTTGGGTGGTTTTTGCCGTGGCGGGTGCTATACTGGTAGCGATCTTCTCTGATAGCATCACTAATATTTCTAACAGCAACTCGCAAAACTCATTTCTTGCCCAAACTCAATCAGGAATAGCTAACACGTATCCTGAGGTTTTGCAGACAGGTGCTCTTGCTTTGCTGGCTCAAGCGATCATCTTTTTTCTGGTTGTGGCACCTCTTATCCCGGTGATGATTCTAGGGTTCGTTGCAGCGAGGCATAATGTTCTTGGCCGCGTTGAGGAATTTAAAAAGCAACTTCTTATTGCTGCTTTTGTATCGGGTTTTATTATCATAGGTATTGGTATGCCTCTTGGTTTTAGTGATATTGGTGTTTTTTCCAATAAAGTGAATTCTTCCTTTGCGCTGATGAATACCATGATTGGAATTTATACTGGACCCGGTTTTGTTGCCATGGCTGCGCTTGCTACGCTTCCACTACAGCGTCGAATTAACGCCGGAGGCCAACAGGGGGAAACACCGAAGATTCCGTTGTTTGTTCGCATGATATGTGCTTTGGGTAAGCGTTCAATGACTGGCTATCTGCTGCAAAGTATTGTCTTCTTCATCATCACGGCACCATTTATACTGAACTATGGACATGATAGAGGAGCGTTTTTTAGCACAATTATCGCTATCGGCGTCTGGCTCGTGACCCTTTTCGCAGCGTGGATCATGGAACTTCTCGGTAAACCTGGCCCCTTTGAAGCGGTGCATCGGCGGTTGTCTTATGGCAAAAATGGATTGTACAGCCAGTATCCAGGAGGTCTGATTGCACCGATGCAGCCCCTGCATGTGCAGCCCTACGCCTCCCATCATGATGGGCCATCAACGCCTGCACCACGGCCGGGGCATTTTCAACCGCCAGTTGATCGCTAG
- a CDS encoding DUF4190 domain-containing protein — translation MSTPDNPYGSTGQPYGSNDPQNTGAANGGYQAGQQNYGQEFGQGSSGPEYSQATSGQQGYGQQDFGQPSAQPAGTGYPSYPGAENTSGSYGAGGYPSAPAYGGVEIQERNTLAPWALGLSIAAIVFAISIIGLIIAWLPALVGLILSIIAVLRAKKIQGPYRRMGMSVASLIISGLTTALFVIGIIGFSILMANSGEAIQKCQNDYPTNSSAQQQCINDAVQDALGG, via the coding sequence ATGAGCACACCAGATAACCCGTACGGATCCACTGGGCAGCCTTATGGCTCCAACGATCCCCAGAACACCGGCGCTGCCAATGGTGGCTACCAGGCTGGACAGCAAAACTACGGCCAGGAATTTGGCCAAGGTAGTTCTGGGCCAGAGTACAGCCAAGCAACATCCGGCCAGCAGGGATACGGTCAACAAGATTTTGGTCAGCCAAGTGCACAACCAGCGGGCACTGGGTACCCCAGTTACCCGGGTGCAGAAAATACTTCTGGCTCATATGGTGCCGGGGGATATCCCAGTGCACCTGCGTATGGCGGTGTTGAAATTCAGGAAAGAAATACGCTAGCGCCGTGGGCGCTGGGACTGTCCATTGCCGCAATTGTATTTGCTATCAGCATCATTGGCCTAATCATAGCATGGCTACCCGCGCTCGTCGGCTTAATTCTTAGTATTATTGCGGTTCTGAGGGCCAAGAAAATTCAAGGTCCCTATCGTCGCATGGGCATGTCCGTTGCATCTTTGATCATCTCTGGCCTTACAACAGCACTTTTTGTTATAGGGATCATTGGCTTCTCTATTTTAATGGCAAATTCTGGCGAAGCAATCCAGAAATGCCAAAATGATTACCCTACTAACTCATCGGCGCAGCAGCAGTGCATTAATGATGCCGTACAAGACGCCTTAGGTGGCTAG
- a CDS encoding DUF3099 domain-containing protein has protein sequence MFSHLFHLLRSRTRHRAGRRNQVELITDARQSPLENWQYRRTMYNWLQGSRIPILLTAGAVYWLWENWVITGILFLISVPLPWIAVVIANGVGQPRDPRRPQVYKPQMAREQARQAAHAALESEKQKELPGVVDHNTDGNAAEH, from the coding sequence ATGTTTTCTCACCTGTTTCACCTGCTTCGCAGCCGCACACGCCACCGTGCGGGACGTCGCAATCAGGTAGAACTCATTACCGACGCTCGTCAGTCCCCACTGGAGAACTGGCAGTACCGTCGCACCATGTACAACTGGCTGCAGGGGTCACGCATCCCTATTTTGCTTACCGCTGGCGCGGTGTACTGGTTGTGGGAAAATTGGGTAATCACGGGCATATTGTTCCTCATTTCCGTGCCACTGCCTTGGATCGCTGTGGTGATTGCTAATGGCGTGGGGCAACCCCGCGACCCGCGACGTCCACAGGTATATAAGCCTCAGATGGCTCGTGAACAGGCTCGACAGGCGGCACATGCGGCGCTAGAGTCTGAGAAGCAAAAAGAACTACCGGGGGTTGTTGACCACAACACTGATGGCAACGCTGCTGAGCACTAG
- a CDS encoding RNA polymerase sigma factor, whose translation MAATDRSDLAQSEGAANSAQGTAVKKTAAKKSAVKKTARKSARKASPRAARSAAADSVSTPETTADAAEGAAPAKKAAVKKTAKKAAKKTAKKTAKKTTRKSAAKKTAVKKTSPKKVAAKKADDAVVDEIVDSTTLDASADSMGDEQDFDGAIDNDGIDTDSIDDDDDADFLGNPLPADDDHEDIDDDLDDMGDRSATEDSDSEDEDDDGSSVWDEDESAALRQARKDAELTASADSVRAYLKQIGKVALLNAEQEVSLAKRIEAGLYATYRMEQMEEAYAAGDKDAKLTPAVKRDLRAIARDGRKAKNHLLEANLRLVVSLAKRYTGRGMAFLDLIQEGNLGLIRAVEKFDYTKGYKFSTYATWWIRQAITRAMADQARTIRIPVHMVEVINKLGRIQRELLQDLGREPTPYELSKEMDITEEKVLEIQQYAREPISLDQTIGDEGDSQLGDFIEDSEAVVAVDAVSFTLLQDQLQDVLHTLSDREAGVVKLRFGLTDGMPRTLDEIGQVYGVTRERIRQIESKTMSKLRHPSRSQVLRDYLE comes from the coding sequence GTGGCAGCCACTGATCGTTCAGACTTGGCACAATCCGAGGGTGCAGCAAACTCCGCTCAAGGCACAGCTGTCAAAAAGACAGCTGCCAAAAAGTCAGCGGTAAAGAAAACTGCCCGCAAATCCGCGCGTAAGGCTTCACCCCGTGCGGCTCGTTCTGCTGCCGCAGACTCGGTGTCAACCCCAGAAACCACCGCCGATGCCGCTGAGGGAGCGGCCCCAGCGAAAAAGGCGGCAGTGAAAAAGACAGCCAAGAAGGCAGCAAAGAAAACTGCCAAAAAAACGGCGAAAAAGACAACCCGCAAATCCGCAGCGAAAAAGACAGCCGTCAAGAAAACCTCTCCCAAGAAGGTTGCGGCCAAAAAAGCTGATGACGCTGTTGTTGATGAAATTGTGGATAGTACAACACTTGACGCCTCCGCTGACAGCATGGGTGACGAGCAAGACTTCGACGGCGCCATTGATAATGATGGCATTGATACGGACAGCATCGACGATGACGACGATGCTGACTTCCTGGGTAACCCCCTGCCCGCCGACGATGATCACGAAGATATTGACGACGATCTTGATGACATGGGCGACCGCTCGGCAACTGAGGACAGCGACTCTGAAGACGAGGATGACGACGGATCCTCAGTGTGGGACGAGGATGAGTCCGCCGCGCTACGTCAAGCCCGAAAAGATGCGGAACTGACAGCCTCGGCCGACTCTGTGCGCGCCTATCTCAAGCAGATAGGTAAAGTGGCGCTGCTCAACGCTGAGCAGGAAGTATCACTGGCTAAGCGCATTGAGGCTGGTCTCTACGCCACCTACCGCATGGAACAGATGGAGGAGGCGTACGCCGCTGGCGACAAAGATGCCAAGCTTACCCCTGCAGTGAAACGCGATCTGCGCGCCATCGCACGCGACGGCCGTAAAGCCAAAAACCATCTGTTGGAGGCAAACCTCCGTCTGGTGGTGAGCCTGGCTAAGCGCTACACCGGTCGTGGCATGGCCTTCCTGGACCTGATTCAAGAAGGAAACCTGGGTCTGATCCGCGCCGTCGAAAAATTCGATTACACAAAGGGCTACAAATTCTCGACGTACGCCACGTGGTGGATTCGGCAGGCCATTACTCGTGCGATGGCTGACCAGGCACGCACGATCCGCATTCCGGTACACATGGTGGAAGTCATTAACAAACTTGGCCGCATCCAGCGTGAACTTCTTCAGGATTTAGGCCGCGAACCGACCCCCTACGAGCTGTCCAAAGAAATGGACATCACAGAGGAGAAGGTTCTGGAAATCCAACAGTACGCACGTGAACCCATCTCGCTTGATCAGACCATTGGCGATGAAGGAGATAGCCAGCTGGGCGACTTCATTGAAGACTCCGAAGCGGTTGTCGCCGTGGATGCGGTGTCGTTCACCCTTCTGCAGGATCAACTGCAGGACGTGTTGCACACGCTGTCGGACCGCGAAGCCGGCGTGGTGAAGCTCCGCTTCGGACTTACCGATGGCATGCCTCGCACCTTGGACGAAATCGGCCAGGTCTACGGTGTGACCCGCGAACGTATCCGCCAGATCGAATCAAAGACAATGTCTAAGCTACGCCACCCATCACGCTCCCAGGTACTGCGTGACTACCTAGAGTGA
- a CDS encoding DEAD/DEAH box helicase, whose product MSGNLRAWQRAALTKYLMNRPKDFLAVATPGAGKTTFALRVATELKNNRTVDRVIVVVPTEHLKIQWSHAAARAGLALDPHFTNANGVVNPQYDGIVVTYAQVAMHPYKHYAVATARRTLVILDEIHHGGDAKSWGDGIRTAYADVERRLALTGTPFRSDDAAIPFVRYEDDGEGYLKSKADHTYGYSDALADGVVRPVVFLAYSGEARWRTSAGEEYAARLGEPLNAEQTARAWKTALDPRGDWIPAVLQAAHTRLLQLRKHMPDAGGLVIATDKTTARAYAKILEKLSSTPVAVILSDEEGASDRIEEFSNSTHEWMVAVRMVSEGVDVPRLAVGVYATSASTPLFFAQAIGRFVRSRMPGETASVFLPSVPVLLDLAARLETSRDHVLGKPDRIKEGWDDELLVQANKEENEPDDTPTYESLGAEAELDSLIYDGSTYGTGAMVNSEEEADYLGLPGLLDAEQMRALLKQRQADQVEARADEERKKREEQQKQAASTPATAETESAVASDEIPKLRKELNAIVSIMSSRTGRPHGAIHNEARRNCGGPPTAMCTAQQLRDRIAYLRSW is encoded by the coding sequence GTGAGTGGTAATCTACGCGCTTGGCAGCGCGCAGCGCTAACAAAATACTTGATGAACCGCCCCAAGGATTTCCTTGCGGTGGCGACCCCAGGTGCCGGTAAAACCACTTTTGCGCTGCGAGTGGCTACCGAGCTGAAAAACAACAGGACCGTTGACCGTGTGATTGTCGTGGTGCCCACAGAGCACCTGAAAATACAGTGGTCCCACGCTGCGGCACGGGCGGGGCTGGCGTTGGACCCGCATTTCACCAATGCCAACGGCGTGGTCAACCCGCAATATGACGGCATTGTGGTCACCTACGCCCAAGTAGCCATGCACCCCTATAAGCACTATGCTGTGGCCACCGCGCGACGTACCTTGGTGATCCTGGACGAAATTCACCACGGTGGAGACGCAAAAAGCTGGGGCGATGGCATTCGCACCGCCTACGCGGACGTGGAACGCAGGCTAGCCCTCACGGGAACGCCCTTCCGTTCCGACGACGCGGCCATTCCGTTTGTCCGCTACGAAGATGACGGCGAAGGCTACCTGAAATCCAAAGCCGACCACACCTACGGGTACTCCGACGCGCTTGCCGACGGCGTGGTGCGCCCCGTTGTCTTCCTCGCCTACTCAGGTGAAGCCCGCTGGCGTACCAGTGCGGGGGAGGAGTACGCCGCGCGCCTTGGTGAACCCCTCAACGCCGAGCAAACGGCCCGCGCGTGGAAAACCGCCCTCGACCCGCGTGGCGACTGGATTCCCGCAGTTTTGCAGGCCGCTCATACGCGACTTCTCCAACTGCGCAAACATATGCCTGATGCGGGTGGATTGGTGATAGCAACTGATAAAACCACCGCACGTGCCTACGCCAAAATCCTGGAAAAATTGTCGTCCACGCCAGTGGCGGTAATCCTTTCCGACGAGGAAGGAGCGTCAGACAGGATTGAAGAGTTCTCCAACTCTACCCACGAATGGATGGTCGCCGTGCGCATGGTCTCCGAAGGTGTCGACGTTCCCCGACTTGCCGTCGGTGTCTACGCCACCTCTGCGTCTACCCCGCTGTTTTTCGCACAAGCCATTGGTCGCTTTGTTCGATCCAGAATGCCCGGCGAGACTGCATCTGTGTTCCTACCATCCGTCCCGGTTCTGTTGGATCTGGCAGCGCGTCTGGAAACATCGCGCGATCACGTCCTTGGAAAGCCTGATCGCATCAAAGAGGGCTGGGACGACGAACTCCTTGTCCAGGCAAACAAAGAAGAAAACGAACCGGACGACACACCCACCTACGAATCCCTTGGCGCTGAAGCGGAACTCGATTCACTCATTTACGACGGCTCCACCTACGGCACAGGTGCGATGGTCAACTCGGAAGAAGAAGCAGACTACCTAGGGTTACCCGGGCTTCTCGACGCCGAGCAAATGCGTGCCCTGCTCAAACAGCGCCAAGCTGATCAAGTGGAAGCTCGGGCCGATGAGGAACGGAAAAAACGTGAAGAACAACAAAAACAAGCCGCGTCAACACCAGCTACTGCCGAGACGGAATCTGCTGTGGCGAGTGATGAAATTCCGAAACTACGCAAAGAACTCAACGCAATAGTATCGATTATGTCCTCGCGTACCGGACGGCCACATGGGGCTATTCATAACGAGGCACGCCGCAACTGCGGCGGCCCTCCAACAGCTATGTGCACCGCACAACAGCTCCGAGACAGAATCGCCTATCTACGCAGTTGGTAG